Genomic DNA from Sporosarcina sp. ANT_H38:
AAGTAATCTACTAATTGGAGGAATAATTATGCTAGCTATTAAACCTTATGAATTTTGGTTTTTAACAGGAAGTCAGGACCTTTATGGTGAAGAAACACTGCTGGAAGTGGAAAATAACTCAAAAGAAATTACTAAACAACTAAATAAAAATGGAAATCTTCCATATAATATTGCGTTTAAAACGATTTTAACGAATGCGAATGATATCCGGAAAATAATGTTGGAAGCGAATAGTGATGAAAATTGTGCTGGTGTGATCACGTGGATGCATACATTTTCTCCGGCAAAAATGTGGATTGCTGGTCTTGCTGCATTGCAAAAGCCGCTTCTCCATTTGAATACGCAATTTAATCGCGATATTCCTTGGCAAGCTATTGATATGGACTTTATGAATACCAATCAATCTGCACATGGTGACCGTGAATACGGTTTTATCGGAACACGTATGAACATCTCGCGTAAAGTAATCGTCGGGCACTGGTCAAATAAAGATGTTACAGAGAAGATAGCTAGCTGGATGAACACGGCAGTAGCTGTTACGGAAGGCACGAATATTAGAGTGGCGCGTTTTGGTGATAACATGCGTAATGTCGCTGTGACTGATGGCGACAAAGTCGAAGCACAAATTAAATTTGGTTGGACAGTAGATTATTATGGTATTGGCGATCTCGTAGAAGAAATGGCAATAGTATCGAATGATGCCATTGAGAGTCTATATAAAGAATATGAGACGTTGTATGAGCTACCAGCGGAAGCGAATGAACCGGGTCCAGTAAGAGATTCAATCTTAGAGCAGGCTCGCATTGAATTAGGATTAAAGTCATTTTTGTCAGCTAGAAATTATAATGCATTTACCACTAATTTTGAGGATCTACACGGCATGAAACAGCTGCCGGGATTAGCAGCTCAACGTCTAATGGCGGAAGGTTATGGTTTTGCGGGGGAAGGGGACTGGAGAACAGCGGCATTGTTGCGCATGATGAAAATAATTGCCAATAATCAAGGGACTTCGTTTATGGAAGATTATACGTACCACTTGGAGCCGGGCAATGAAATGGCATTAGGCTCGCATATGCTAGAAATTTGCCCAACAATCGCAGCAACGAAACCGCGTATTGTTGTTCAACCTCTTGGTATTGGCGGCAAAGAGGATCCAGCCCGCCTAGTGTTTGATGGACAAGTGGGGAGTGCGGTTGTTGCTTCGTTAATTGAATTAGGCGGCAGATATCGTCTCGTTGTCAATGCGGTTCAAGCCCAACATTCAATGGAGGAGACACCAAATTTACCAGTGGCAAAGGTATTATGGAAACCGGAACCTTCGCTAGGTGAAGCTACTGAATCTTGGATTTATGCTGGTGGAGCGCACCACACGGTATTTTCTTTAAACGTTACAACAGATCAATTATATGAGTTTGCGGATATGGCTAATATTGAATGTATTGTGATTGATAAAGATACGAACGTTAGACAGTTGAGAAATCAATTGAAGTTAGGTGAGGCTGTTTGGCAGTAAAGGCCATCATGGAATGAATGCTAATGATATAAGTGTTCTCAATCTATAACATGTATGTTCTGGGGAGGTAATTTTACTATGCATACAACAGATAGTTTAATACAGCAGCTAGAGGAAATGGGTATTGACCGGAATGGAACAGTTATCGTTCATTCTTCAATGAAAAGTATTGGTGATGTAGAAGACGGCGCAGATACAGTACTTGATGCATTGTC
This window encodes:
- the araA gene encoding L-arabinose isomerase produces the protein MLAIKPYEFWFLTGSQDLYGEETLLEVENNSKEITKQLNKNGNLPYNIAFKTILTNANDIRKIMLEANSDENCAGVITWMHTFSPAKMWIAGLAALQKPLLHLNTQFNRDIPWQAIDMDFMNTNQSAHGDREYGFIGTRMNISRKVIVGHWSNKDVTEKIASWMNTAVAVTEGTNIRVARFGDNMRNVAVTDGDKVEAQIKFGWTVDYYGIGDLVEEMAIVSNDAIESLYKEYETLYELPAEANEPGPVRDSILEQARIELGLKSFLSARNYNAFTTNFEDLHGMKQLPGLAAQRLMAEGYGFAGEGDWRTAALLRMMKIIANNQGTSFMEDYTYHLEPGNEMALGSHMLEICPTIAATKPRIVVQPLGIGGKEDPARLVFDGQVGSAVVASLIELGGRYRLVVNAVQAQHSMEETPNLPVAKVLWKPEPSLGEATESWIYAGGAHHTVFSLNVTTDQLYEFADMANIECIVIDKDTNVRQLRNQLKLGEAVWQ